The Porites lutea chromosome 4, jaPorLute2.1, whole genome shotgun sequence genome contains a region encoding:
- the LOC140932775 gene encoding uncharacterized protein, translating into MAESSTDMIEALSDRSISRCSTHSPLSYGPTKLRGSKVEYSHKLTEKRRRDRMNSSMSEIAQLLPSSSPSKQLEKAEILEKTITYIKKLQEITGKQEPKTGRKSSDPSLAANRDGTLTEKADSNSDYYSGFSDCIKEVFHCLTNVEAMDLQQPCFQRLMCHLQNELKFMFVEGGGSEQGQHLDSSSNGDSDNVTSTRGPKTALGCKRSHDSIEAGTPQEPHSSFSPAKRQHISDYNNCSESTLCTRESDISLSSLTPQETMSPSSSGTGGNGHSKKEKQKAALNGVSFWIGSGSPLSNPESSSDKEKREGLSPSTNMFDKVNGEGSGCVNEAVSGSLKWPNNGLDLPLVATPIPPRTPYIPNPYTVPTYALHPSGTHYIPVVLHMNIAPPSLPEMNGSFNPVPNMAALTFMRMGGLHYPPYFPYGVPFVPPVSSGINGMNGLHNPKQESTQKQCESKPREVDSSTSVLESHSGNECSTTDTLIL; encoded by the exons GTGGAATACTCACATAAGCTTACTGAAAAGAGAAGAAGGGACCGGATGAACTCAAGTATGTCTGAAATAGCTCAACTATTGCCATCTTCATCTCCTTCAAAACAG CTGGAGAAAGCTGAAATCCTAGAGAAGACAATAACATACATCAAAAAACTTCAAGAGATCACTGGAAAACAGGAACCTAAAACAGGAAGGAAATCTAGTGATCCAAGTCTGGCAG CAAATCGGGATGGAACACTCACTGAGAAGGCAGATTCAAATTCTGACTACTACAGTGGCTTTAGCGACTGCATAAAAGAAGTATTCCACTGTCTCACCAATGTGGAGGCCATGGATCTTCAACAGCCCTGTTTTCAGAGACTCATGTGCCATTTGCAAAATGAACTGAAGTTTATGTTTGTAGAAGGAGGTGGATCTGAACAGGGTCAACATCTTGACTCATCTTCTAATGGTGATTCGGATAATGTGACATCAACAAGGGGCCCCAAGACTGCCTTGGGATGCAAAAGGTCTCATGATAGCATTGAAGCTGGCACCCCACAGGAGCCTCATTCTAGTTTTAGCCCAGCAAAGCGCCAACATATTAGTGATTACAATAACTGTTCTGAAAGCACTTTATGCACAAGAGAAAGTGACATCAGTCTAAGCAGTTTAACTCCACAGGAGACCATGAGTCCGAGCAGCTCTGGAACAGGAGGTAATGGCCACtccaagaaagagaaacaaaaggcTGCCCTGAATGGAGTGAGTTTCTGGATTGGAAGTGGAAGTCCTCTTTCAAATCCAGAAAGCTCCAGTGACAAGGAAAAACGGGAAGGACTTTCCCCCAGCACCAACATGTTTGATAAAGTCAATGGAGAAGGCAGTGGTTGTGTGAATGAGGCTGTCAGTGGAAGCCTTAAATGGCCTAATAATGGTCTTGATTTGCCACTGGTTGCGACACCTATTCCACCACGAACACCGTACATACCTAACCCTTACACAGTGCCAACATATGCTCTTCATCCATCTGGCACACACTATATTCCTGTAGTACTTCACATGAACATTGCCCCACCTTCACTGCCTGAAATGAATGGAAGCTTCAATCCAGTGCCTAATATGGCTGCACTAACCTTCATGAGAATGGGAGGGTTACACTACCCTCCATATTTCCCATATGGTGTACCTTTTGTACCCCCTGTGTCTAGCGGTATCAATGGGATGAATGGTTTACATAATCCAAAGCAGGAATCTACTCAGAAACAGTGTGAGTCTAAGCCAAGAGAAGTTGATTCCTCCACCTCTGTGTTGGAGTCTCATTCAGGAAATGAGTGTAGCACAACAGATACTTTAATTTTGTAG